From Nocardioides faecalis:
GCTCACCGGCGTGCGCGGCACCTGGTCCACGAAGAGCACGGACTTGGGCACCTTGTAGTTCGAGATCAGGGCCCGGCAGTGCTCGCGGAGCGCGTCCTCGCTCAGGGTGGCGCCCTCGCGACGCTGCACCAGAGCGGTGACCTGCTGGCCCCAGCGCTCGTGCGGGGTGCCCACGACGGCGGCGTCGAAGACGTCGTCGTGGCGCAGCAGCACCGACTCCACCTCCTCGGGGTTCACCTTCTCCCCGCCGGTGTTGATGCACACCGAGCCGCGCCCGAGCACGGTGATCGCGCCGTCCTCCTCGCGCCGCGCCATGTCGCCGGTGATCGACCAGCGCACGCCGTCGATCTCCTTGAAGGTGGCTGCGGTCTTCACCGGGTCCTTGTGGTAGCCCAGCGGGATCGCCCCGCGGCGCGCGAGGATGCCCACCTCGCCGACCGGGACCGGCTTGTCGTCGGGCCCGAAGACCTCCGCGTTGGCGTCGAAGGTGAACTTCGGCGCGCCCGCGGCATCGCCGGTGCCGTCGTCCATCCGGGAGCCGCCGGCGCCGGACTCCGAGGAGCCGTAGGTGTCGAGGATGAAGCGGCCGGGCAGCGCGCGACGGATCTCCTCGCGCACCCCCTCGGACAACGGGGCGGCGCCGTTGGAGACCGCCATCAGGCTGGACAGGTCCCAGCGGTCGGGGTGGGCCAGGATGGTCTCCGCCACCGGGCGGCCCATCGCGTCGCCGAGGAAGGTCAGCGACACCACGCCCGCGGCGTCGACCAGGTCGAGGATCTTCTCGGGGTCGAAGTGGGGCTCGGTGAACAGTGCCACCGTGAAGCCCGCGACGTGGCCGTTGCCGAGGATCCACTGGCTGCCGCCGTGCATCATCGGGCCGCAGGCCAGCAGCACCATCGGGTTCTCGTTGGCCGCCGCCTCACCCGCCAGCTGCTCGATCGACTCCATCGGTGCGCCGAAGCGGCTGGCGTTGAGGGCGGCGCGCATCAGGTCCTCCTGACGCCAGGTCACGCCCTTGGGCAGCCCGGTGGTGCCGCCGGTGTAGATGACGTAGTGGTCGTCGCTGGAGCGCTGGACCGCCGGCCGCTCGGGGGAGGCGGCGGCCATCGCGGCGTCGTACTCCTCGCCCAGCACGAGGCAGTGCCGCAGCTGCGGGGTGTCGAGCTCGCCGAGCGCCTCGACGTGCTCGGGGGCCACGAACGCCGCGACGCAGTCGGCGTTGTCGTAGAGGTAGGCGAGCTCGTCGTGCTTGTACTTGTAGTTGATGTTGATCGGCACGGCGCGTGCCTTGAAGCAGCCGTAGAACGCATCGATCCACTCGATGCGGTTCGCCGAGTGCACCGCCACGTGGTCCCCGGGCTGGATGCCCGCCTCGAGCAGGTGGTTGGCCACCCGGTTGGCCCGCTCGTCCAGCTCGGCGAAGGTGTAGGTCCGCTCCATCGTGAAGATCGCGGTCCGGTCCGGGATGGTGTCGGCCATCACCTCGAGCACGTCGGCGAGGGTGAAGGGGCGGGACGGGGCGGTTGTGGTCTGGGTCACAGGCAAACCATGCCAAGTAGAACGTGTTCTCGCCAAGGGGTCCGGGACTTTCGTTCCCCTGTTGGGACCATCGTCCCTCCGCGGAGCGCGGCGGGGGGCGGCAGGATGGGGACATGGCCGACCACCACTACCGCCTCTTCCTCGCCTGGCAGGGCGATCGCGGCACCGGCACCAGCGGCTACCGCGACTACGGGCGCGACGTGCTGGTGCGCGCCGAGGGCAAGCCCGACCTGCTCGCCTCCGCCGACGCAGCCTTCCGCGGCGACCCGGGGCGCTGGAACCCCGAGGAGCTGCTGCTCGCGGCGCTCTCGCAGTGCCACCTGCTGTCCTACCTGCACTCGGCGGTGCGGCACGGCATCGTGGTGACGGCGTACGACGACGCGCCGGTCGGCGCCTTGGCGCAGGTCGGCCAGGGCGGGCGGTTCACCTCGGTCACCCTCCGTCCGCGGGTGTGCATCACCGACCCGGCGCAGGTGGTGCTGGCGCGCGAGATCCACGCCGAGGCGAGTGCGAACTGTTTCATCGCCGCCTCCGTGGCGTTCCCCGTGCGCCACGAGCCGACGATCATCACGGCGGCGCCCGGAGCCTGAGGGCCGCAGCGCGGTGGCGGGGGAGCCCGGCCCTCAGTCCTCGAGCACCCGCACGTCGAGCTTCATCCGGCGACTCGAGCGCAGCTCGCCGCGGGCCACGGAGCGCACCCCGCGGCCGAGCACGGTGCCCAGCGTGAGGTCGCGGTGGTCGTCGCGGCCCTCGAGCAGCAGCGGCAGCAGCGGGGCGGCGGCGTCCTCGGGGCTCTGGCCCCACAGGGCGGCGACGTACGGCAGGGCCCGCACCCGGCGCTCCATGCCCGGCGCGACCGTGACCCGGGAGAGCATCTCGGTGCGGACGAGGCCGGGGTCGAAGCCGTGCACGCGCACGCCGGTGCCGGCGAGCTCGGCGCGCACGGTGCGGGTGAAGGCGCGGTTCCAGGCCTTGGAGCTGGCGTAGGCGCTCTGCATCGGCACCGGCTTCGTGGCGCCCTTGCCCCACACGTTGACCACGTGGCCGACAGCGCGCGTGGGGTCGGTGCTGGCCTCGGCGAGCATGGCGGCGACCGCCGTACGGGTGCCGTGGAAGACGCCACGCACGTTGGCGTCCAGCACCCGCTCGAACACCGCCGAGGGCACGAGGTGGGCGGGGCCGTAGACCCCGGGGGCGCCGGCGTTGTTGACCCACACGCCCAGCGGGCCCAGGTCGCGGGCGCGTGCGGCGAGCGCCTCGACCGCCGGGAGGTCGGCGACGTCGAGCTCGTGACCGTGGGCCTGCAGGCCGTCGGCGCGAAGGGAGCCCACCGCGTCGTCCACGCCGCTGCCGGGCAGTGCCGCCACCATGACCTGTGCGCCGGCGCGGCCCAGCAGCCGTGCGAACGCGAGACCGAGCCCGCTGCTGGCGCCGGTGACGACGGCGACGCGGCCAGCCAGCGGCCGCTCGGCACCCACCTGCGCGCCCGTCTCCTCCGGCGCGTGCTCCGGGGAGCGCCTCGACTCGTTCTCAGGGGTCGGGTGGAGCATGAGCAAGGGGGTCCTCCCTGGGTCGGGTCGGCACGGGGTGCCGGTGGGCAAAGGCTAGAGCGCGCCGGGGGTCGCGCGCAGCGCAATGGACCCACCTGCCACACCCGCCCCTCGCTTGCACTCGCCATGGGCGAGTGCTAAACATGGGCACTGGCACTCTCGCATTGAGAGTGACAAAAAGCCCCGGTGGGGAGAGGTCGTCCGAGCACGGACCCCGACCCGCCTCCCCGGCCGCACCGCGTACTGATCGCACCCACAAGATCCACCCGATACACACAGAGGATCGCAGGAGATATGTCGAAGCTGATTGCTTTCAACGAGGAGGCCCGGCGCGGCCTCGAGCGTGGCATGAACACGCTCGCCGACGCCGTCAAGGTCACCCTGGGCCCCAAGGGCCGCAACGTCGTCCTGGAGAAGAAGTGGGGCGCCCCCACCATCACCAACGACGGTGTCTCCATCGCCAAGGAGATCGAGCTCGAGGACCCCTACGAGAAGATCGGCGCCGAGCTGGTCAAGGAGGTCGCGAAGAAGACCGACGACGTCGCCGGTGACGGCACGACGACCGCGACCGTCCTCGCCCAGGCCCTCGTCAAGGAGGGTCTGCGCAACGTGGCCGCCGGGGCCAACCCGATGGGCCTCAAGCGGGGCATCGAGGCTGCCGTGAGCGCTGTCACCGAGCAGCTCCTCAGCCAGGCCAAGGAGGTCGAGACTCGCGAGCAGATCGCCGCGACCGCGACCATCTCCGCCGGTGGCGACACCACCGTCGGCGACGCCATCGCCGAGGCGATGGACAAGGTCGGCAAGGAGGGCGTGATCACGGTCGAGGAGTCGAACACCTTCGGCATCGACCTGGAGCTCACCGAGGGCATGCGGTTCGACAAGGGCTACATCTCGGCCTACTTCGTCACCGACCCCGAGCGCATGGAGACCGTCCTCGAGGACGCCTACGTGCTGATCGCCAACTCCAAGATCAGCAACGTCAAGGACCTGCTGCCGCTGCTGGAGAAGGTCATGCAGTCGGGCAAGCCGCTCGTCATCCTCGCCGAGGACGTCGACGGCGAGGCGCTGTCGACCCTGGTCGTCAACAAGATCCGCGGCACCTTCAAGTCGGTCGCGGTCAAGGCCCCCGGCTTCGGCGACCGCCGCAAGGCCATGCTGCAGGACATCGCGATCCTCACCGGCGGCCAGGTCATCTCCGAGGAGGTCGGCCTCAAGCTGGAGACCGCCGGTCTCGAGCTGCTCGGCCAGGCCCGCAAGGTCGTCATCACCAAGGACGAGACCACCATCGTCGAGGGCGCCGGCGACGCCGCCCAGATCGAGGGTCGGGTCAACCAGATCCGCGCCGAGATCGAGAAGTCGGACTCCGACTACGACCGCGAGAAGCTCCAGGAGCGCCTCGCCAAGCTGGCCGGCGGCGTGGCCGTCATCAAGGTCGGCGCGGCCACCGAGGTCGAGCTCAAGGAGCGCAAGCACCGCATCGAGGACGCCGTGCGCAACGCGAAGGCGGCCGTCGAGGAGGGCATCCTGCCCGGTGGTGGTGTCGCCCTGGTCCAGGCCGGTGCCACTGCGTTCGACACGCTCGAGCTGACCGGCGACGAGGCCACTGGTGCCAACATCGTCAAGGTCGCGCTGTCGGCGCCGCTGAAGCAGATCGCCATCAACGCCGGCCTCGAGGGCGGCGTCGTGGCGGAGAAGGTCGCGAACCTCCCCGCCGGCGAGGGCCTCAACGCCGCCACCGGCGAGTACGTCGACCTGCTGGCCGCGGGCATCATCGACCCGGCCAAGGTGACCCGCTCGGCGCTGCAGAACGCCGCGTCGATCGCCGCACTGTTCCTCACCACCGAGGCCGTCGTGGCCGACAAGCCGGAGAAGGCGGCGCCCATGGGCGGCGACCCGACCGGTGGCATGGGTGGCATGGACTTCTGATCCGAGCACGGACGCTCCGGCGTCCAGCGAAGATCGACAGGACCCCGTCGTACCTGAAGGTACGGCGGGGTCCCGTCGTTTTCCCAGCCCGAGCAGCAGCCTCAGCCGGGCTTCGGAGCGCCCTTGCGGGCATAGCGCACCCAGGTGACGACCACGCACATCACCGCCCAGGCGATGCCGATGGCGAAGAAGGCCACCGGGCCCATCGACGTCACGCCGACGCCGAAGAAGAAGGGACCGAACGCCGCGATCGCGGCGGTCCAGCCGATCACGCCACCGGCCTGACGTTTCTCGAAGATCATCGGCATCTGTTTGAACGTCGAGGCGTTGCCGATCCCGGCGAAGAGGAAGATCGCGAGCATCCCCCAGAGGAACTGGTCGAACCCGCTCTCCAAGGTGGCGGCAGAGGTGGTGTCGGGGCTCAAGGTCGTGATGGTGAAGGCGATCGAGGCCACCAGTCCCACGCCGGAGACCAGTGTCCAGATGGCGCCGCCCATGCGGTCGGTGAGCGGTGAGAACAGCACCCGGGCGCCGGCGCCGACCAGGGGGCCGAGGAAGACGTACTTCGCGGCGTCGGGCACGGCGTATCCCTCGACCAGCACGGTGGCGTCGGCGCCGGATCCCTGGACGATGTCGGGGTTCGCGCTGCCGTAGAGCTCGCCCATCAGCAGCCCGAACTGCGCCGAGAGGCCGGCGAAGGTGCCGAAGGTCATGATGTAGAGCAGGGTCATCAGCCAGGTGTCGACGTTGCCGAAGATGTCGAACTGCTGGCGGATGCTGGCCTTGATCGGCACCGACTTGAGCATCGTCCAGGCCAGGATCGCCGCGAGGACCATCAGGGGGATCCAGACGAAGGCGGCGTTCTGGTACCAGACCTCCTCGGGCTCCTTGCCCGGCTGCGAGATGGTCTGCGAGCCCCCGATGAAGGCCAGCCACGAGAGGGCGATCAGATAGGGCGTCAGCAGCTGCACGGCCGAGACGCCGAAGTTGCCGATGCCGGCCTGGATCCCCAGCGCGGTGCCCTGCTTGGAGCGAGGGAAGAAGTACGAGGTGCTGGGCATGAAGCCCGAGAACGCGCCACCGCCGATGCCGGCCAGGAACGCCAGCAGCATCAGCTCCCAGTAGGGAGCGCTCGGCTCCTGGACCCGCACCCCCCACCCGGCGGTCGAGAAGACCAGCAGCAGCGAGGTGAGCGCCACCATCTTGCGGGTGCCCATGATGGGCGGGAGCACCATCCACACCAGCCGGAAGATGCCTGCGGACAGGCCCGGCATGGCTGCCATCCAGTAGAGCTCGTTGCTGGAGAAGTCGTAGCCGAGCGAGTTGAGCTTCGGAATCAGCGCGCTCGGCAGGAACCAGGCCGCGAACGCGAGGAAGAGTGCGAACGTGGTGATCCACAGGGTGCGCCACGCCAGGGGCTTGTTCCAGGTCTGCTCGTTCTCCGGGTCCCAGGACTCCAGCCATTCGCCGGACCGGGAGGTGGTCGACTTGCTCATGCCGGTGTCTCCTCATCGGTGGGGTTGTCCAGCTTGTGTGCCAGGTGGGGCGACTCGTGATGGAGCATGTGCACCACCGTCCAGTGCATCCACACGCTGCAGATGACCGTCAGGACGAACAGCACGCCGAAGGTGCTGGTCGGGAAGCCGGACCACTCCTTCGTGTAGGCGAAGAGCGGCGGCAGGGCGAAGCCGCCGAGGCCGCCGAGCATCCCGACGAGTCCGCCGACGGCGCCGACGCTCTCGGGGAAGTACTCCGGGATGTGCTTGTAGACCGCCGCCTTGCCCACGCCCATCGCGCACCCGAGCACGAAGACCAGCAGCACGAAGGGCACCAGGTCCAGGTGGTAGGCGAGGTGCTCGTCCTCGCTGCCGTCGGGCAGCTGCACCACCACGAAGCCGTTGGGCATCATCAGGATGCCGCTGGTCACCAGCATCGCGCCGAAGGTCCAGTACATCGCGCGACGAGCGCCGTACCGGTCCGACAGCGCGCCACCCACCGGGCGCAGCAGTGACGCCGGGAAGATGTAGGTGGCGGTCAGCAGGGCCGCGGTCTGCAGGGAGACGTCGAAGTTGTCCATGTAGTAGATCGGCAGCCAGGCCGAGAGGGCGACGTAGGCCCCGAAGACCGCGACGTAGTAGAGGCTGAAGCGCCACACCCGCATCTGCTTGAGCGGGGCGAGCTGCTCCGTCAACGGCACCTCGGTCCCGGGCTTCAGGTCGTGGCGGGGGGTTCCGAACCAGAGCACCGCGGCCATCACGACCAGGAGCACCGCGTAGACGACGGGGACCAGGCGCCAGCCGCCGTCGATGAAGCCGAAGTAGGTCGCGCCGGCGGTGCCGGTGATGATCGGAGGCCCGATGAACTTGGTCACCGAGGCGCCGACGTTGCCCGCGCCGAAGAGCCCGAGGGCGTAGCCCTGACGGTTGCGCGGCTGCCACGCGGAGTTCCAGGCGATGCCGACGGAGAACGAGTTCCCCGCCAGGCCGATCAGGAAGGAGAGCCCCAGCAGGGCGGTGTAGGAGTTCACCTGCGAGACCAGGTAGGTGGGCACCGCGGAGACGAGCAGCAGCACCGTGAACACGATGCGTCCGCCGAAGCGGTCGGCGAGCATGCCGGCGGGCAGGCGCCACAGCGAGCCGTTGAGGGTGGCGGCCGCCACGATCCACGACAGCTGCACGTCGCTGAGGCCGAACTCCTCGCGGATCGGGTCGCCCAGGATGCCGAACATCAGCCACACCGCGAACATCAGGGTGAAGGCGATGGTCGAGAGCCAGAGCACTCGGTTGCGGCCCGGTCGGGGCGGTGCGGACGACGCTTCTGCCGCGGTCTGTGACGCCATGGGCCCTCCTGGGCAGGCGCGGAATCGGACGGTCGTGCGATGCACGTTACGTAGGACGTAGGTCCCCGTCCAGAGGCCAAAGGTCCTCGGTCTGAGGAGGGGGGTCTGGCGACTCCGAGCCACGATCCGTGGCCCTTGCGGGCTAGGTGATCCGGGAGAATAGTGATGCGGGACACAGCTCAACCGACTGCACGTGGTGGCTAGGGGGAAGACCTGTGAGCGACACCAAGCTGGGTTTCGACGGAGGGCTGAGCGACGCGCTGGTCGCGAGCCGAAGGTTCTTCACCCGCAACCAGGTCAGCGGTGATCTCCGCACCCTGACGGCCGAGGGAGGCCGCGAGGGCGACGTCTTCTACCGGGACCGGTGGAGCCACGACAAGGTCGTGCGCAGCACGCACGGGGTCAACTGCACCGGGTCGTGCTCGTGGAAGGTCTACGTCAAGGACGGGATCATCACCTGGGAGGCGCAGCAGACCGACTATCCCAGCACCGGCGCCGACCGACCCGAGTACGAGCCCCGCGGCTGTCCGCGGGGCGCGGCCTTCTCCTGGTACACCTACAGCCCCACCCGCGTTCGCTACCCCTATGTGCGGGGCGTGCTGCTGGAGATGTTCCGCGCCGCGGTGGCCGAGCACGGCGACCCGGTCGTGGCGTGGGCCTCGATCGTGCAGGACCCCGAGAAGACCCGCGCCTACAAGGCGGCCCGGGGCAAGGGCGGGCTCGTCCGTGCCACCTGGGCGGAGGCCGCGGAGATGGTCGCCGCCGCCCACGTCTACACCGTCAAGCGCTGGGGCCCGGACCGCATCGCCGGCTTCTCGCCCATCCCGGCGATGTCACCGGTGTCCTTCGCCTCCGGCTCACGGTTCCTGGAGCTGATCGGCGCACCGATGCTCTCCTTCTACGACTGGTACGCCGACCTGCCCAACGCCTCGCCCCAGATGTTCGGTGACCAGACAGACGTCCCCGAGTCGGGGGACTGGTGGGATGCGGCCTACCTGGTCATGTGGGGGTCGAACGTCCCGCTGACCCGCACGCCGGACGCCCACTGGATGACCGAGGCCCGCTACCGGGGCCAGAAGGTCCTGGCGGTCGCGCCGGACTACGCCGACAACGTCAAGTTCGCCGACGAGTGGGTGAGCCCTGCGCCCGGCACCGACGGCGCGCTCGCGATGGGCATGGGCCACGTGGTGCTGCGCGAGTACTTCGTCGAGCGCCAGGTGCCCTTCTTCACCGACTACAACAAGAGCTACACCGACCTGCCCTACCTGATCACCCTCGACGCGGGCACGGACGGCGCCTACCGGCCGGGCAAGTTCCTCGTCGCCGGCGACCTGGAGCACCCCGAGGGCGGCACCGAGAACACCATGTGGAAGCCGGCGGTGATGGACGCCGCCACCGGCCGGGTCCGCATCCCGAAGGGCTCGGTGGGACACCGCTACGGCGAGGAGGGCCTCGGCCAGTGGAACCTCGAGCGCGGCGACATCGACCCGTTGCTGACGCTCTATCCCGCTGCGGGCGCGGACAGTCTCCTCGAGGCGGTCGAGGTCGCGCTGCCCCGCTTCGACGACGCCGGCGGCAAGGTCCGCTTCGATCGCCGCGGCGTCCCGGTGGCCAGGGTCGGCGACCGGCTCGTCACCACCGTGCTCGACCTGCTGCTGGCGCAGTACGGCGTGTCCCGGCCCGGGCTGCCCGGCCAGTGGCCGCAGGGGTACGACGACCCGAGCGTGCCCGCCACCCCCGCGTGGCAGGAGCAGCACACCGGCGTGCCCGCCGCCCAGGTGACCCGCCTGGGGCGGGAGTGGGCGCAGAACGCGATCGACACCGAGGGCCGGGGCATGATCCTGCTCGGTGCCGGGGTGAACCACTGGTTCCACTCCGACCAGATCTACCGCGCGATCCTGCTGCTCACCACGATCACCGGCACGCAGGGACGCAACGGCGGCGGCTGGGCGCACTACGTCGGTCAGGAGAAGGTCCGCCCGCTCACGGGCTTCCAGCACATGGCGTTCGCGCTCGACTGGCACCGGCCGCCGCGGCACATGAACCAGACGGCGTACTGGTACGTCAACACCAGCCAGTACCGCTACGACACCTTCTCCGCCGACGACCTCGACGCCGGCACCGGCATCTTCGCCGGGCGCAGCGTGATGGACCTGCTCGCCCAGTCCGTGCGCCTGGGCTGGACGCCGTCGTACCCGACGTTCGACCGCAGCAGCCTCAACCTCGCCGACGACGCCGCCGCGGCGGGGATGGAGGCCCCCGCCTACGTTGCGCAGCAGCTCAAGGAGGGCGCCCTCAAGTTCGCCGTGGAGGACCCCGAGCACGAGGACAACCACCCTCGGATCCTCAACCTGTGGCGCTCCAACCTGTTGGGCAGCTCGGCGAAGGGCAACGAGTACTTCCTGCGTCACCTGCTCGGCACCGACAGCGCGGCGCGGGCGAAGGAGGCTCCGCCGGACAAGCGCCCCACGTCGGTCCGCTGGGCCGAGGAGGCCCCCCAGGGCAAGCTCGACCTGCTGATGACGATCGACTTCCGGATGACCAGCAGCACGATGTTCAGCGACGTCGTCCTGCCCGCTGCCACCTGGTACGAGAAGCACGACCTCTCGACCACCGACATGCACCCGTTCGTGCACTCCTTCAACCCCGCCATCGCACCGCCGTGGGAGACCAAGTCCGACTGGGACGCGTGGAAGGCGATCGCGAAGAGGTTCAGCGAGCTCGCCGTCGACCACCTCGGGGTGCGCCGCGACGTCGTCGCCAAGCCGTTGTGGCACGACACCCCCGAGGCCATGTCCAGCGAGCACGGCGTCGTGAAGGACTGGCGCCTGGGGCGCGACCACCCGCAGGGCTGCGACCCGGTGCCGGGCCGCACGATGCCGGTCATCGCCGTCGCCGAGCGCGACTACACCCAGGTCCACGAGAAGATGACCTCGATCGGGCCGCTGCTGGAGTCGGCCGGCATGGCCACCAAGGGCGTCGCCTTCCAGGCGCGCCGGGAGGTCGAGATCCTCCGCCACCGCAACGGCGTGACCCGCGGCGGGGCGGGCGACGGCCAGCCGAAGGTCGAGACCGACGTGCAGATGGCCGACGCCATGCTGCACCTGGCCGGGGTGAGCAACGGCCACCTCGCCACCCAGGGCTTCCGGTTCCTCGAGAAGCGCACCGGCGTGCAGCTGCACGACCTCTCGGCCGAGCACGAGGGCAAGCAGATCACCTTCGCCGACACCCAGGTGGCACCCGTGCCCGTGATCACCTCGCCGGAGTGGTCGGGCTCGGAGTCCGGTGGGCGCCGCTACAGCCCGTTCACGATCAACATCGAGCGCCGCAAGCCCTTCCACACCCTCACCGGGCGTCAGCAGTTCTACGTCGACCACGACTGGTTCATCGGCATGGGGGAGTCGCTGCCCGTCTACCGGCCCCCGCTCGACATGACCGCCCTCTTCGGGGAGGCGCCGGTCGGGGAGCAGAACGAGCTCGGCGTCTCGGTGCGCTACCTGACGCCGCACAACAAGTGGTCGATCCACAGCGAGTACCAGGACAACCTCTTCATGCTCTCGCTCTCGCGCGGCGGGCAGGCGGTGTGGATGTCCGACCGCGACGCGGCCAAGGTCGGCATCCGCGACAACGACTGGATCGAGATGGTCAACCGCAACGGCGTCGTCGCGGCCCGCGCGATCGTCAGCCACCGGATGCC
This genomic window contains:
- a CDS encoding AMP-binding protein, which translates into the protein MTQTTTAPSRPFTLADVLEVMADTIPDRTAIFTMERTYTFAELDERANRVANHLLEAGIQPGDHVAVHSANRIEWIDAFYGCFKARAVPININYKYKHDELAYLYDNADCVAAFVAPEHVEALGELDTPQLRHCLVLGEEYDAAMAAASPERPAVQRSSDDHYVIYTGGTTGLPKGVTWRQEDLMRAALNASRFGAPMESIEQLAGEAAANENPMVLLACGPMMHGGSQWILGNGHVAGFTVALFTEPHFDPEKILDLVDAAGVVSLTFLGDAMGRPVAETILAHPDRWDLSSLMAVSNGAAPLSEGVREEIRRALPGRFILDTYGSSESGAGGSRMDDGTGDAAGAPKFTFDANAEVFGPDDKPVPVGEVGILARRGAIPLGYHKDPVKTAATFKEIDGVRWSITGDMARREEDGAITVLGRGSVCINTGGEKVNPEEVESVLLRHDDVFDAAVVGTPHERWGQQVTALVQRREGATLSEDALREHCRALISNYKVPKSVLFVDQVPRTPVSKVDYRATAELASQLLDA
- a CDS encoding OsmC family protein; the protein is MADHHYRLFLAWQGDRGTGTSGYRDYGRDVLVRAEGKPDLLASADAAFRGDPGRWNPEELLLAALSQCHLLSYLHSAVRHGIVVTAYDDAPVGALAQVGQGGRFTSVTLRPRVCITDPAQVVLAREIHAEASANCFIAASVAFPVRHEPTIITAAPGA
- a CDS encoding SDR family NAD(P)-dependent oxidoreductase, with the protein product MLHPTPENESRRSPEHAPEETGAQVGAERPLAGRVAVVTGASSGLGLAFARLLGRAGAQVMVAALPGSGVDDAVGSLRADGLQAHGHELDVADLPAVEALAARARDLGPLGVWVNNAGAPGVYGPAHLVPSAVFERVLDANVRGVFHGTRTAVAAMLAEASTDPTRAVGHVVNVWGKGATKPVPMQSAYASSKAWNRAFTRTVRAELAGTGVRVHGFDPGLVRTEMLSRVTVAPGMERRVRALPYVAALWGQSPEDAAAPLLPLLLEGRDDHRDLTLGTVLGRGVRSVARGELRSSRRMKLDVRVLED
- the groL gene encoding chaperonin GroEL (60 kDa chaperone family; promotes refolding of misfolded polypeptides especially under stressful conditions; forms two stacked rings of heptamers to form a barrel-shaped 14mer; ends can be capped by GroES; misfolded proteins enter the barrel where they are refolded when GroES binds), with amino-acid sequence MSKLIAFNEEARRGLERGMNTLADAVKVTLGPKGRNVVLEKKWGAPTITNDGVSIAKEIELEDPYEKIGAELVKEVAKKTDDVAGDGTTTATVLAQALVKEGLRNVAAGANPMGLKRGIEAAVSAVTEQLLSQAKEVETREQIAATATISAGGDTTVGDAIAEAMDKVGKEGVITVEESNTFGIDLELTEGMRFDKGYISAYFVTDPERMETVLEDAYVLIANSKISNVKDLLPLLEKVMQSGKPLVILAEDVDGEALSTLVVNKIRGTFKSVAVKAPGFGDRRKAMLQDIAILTGGQVISEEVGLKLETAGLELLGQARKVVITKDETTIVEGAGDAAQIEGRVNQIRAEIEKSDSDYDREKLQERLAKLAGGVAVIKVGAATEVELKERKHRIEDAVRNAKAAVEEGILPGGGVALVQAGATAFDTLELTGDEATGANIVKVALSAPLKQIAINAGLEGGVVAEKVANLPAGEGLNAATGEYVDLLAAGIIDPAKVTRSALQNAASIAALFLTTEAVVADKPEKAAPMGGDPTGGMGGMDF
- a CDS encoding MFS transporter; amino-acid sequence: MSKSTTSRSGEWLESWDPENEQTWNKPLAWRTLWITTFALFLAFAAWFLPSALIPKLNSLGYDFSSNELYWMAAMPGLSAGIFRLVWMVLPPIMGTRKMVALTSLLLVFSTAGWGVRVQEPSAPYWELMLLAFLAGIGGGAFSGFMPSTSYFFPRSKQGTALGIQAGIGNFGVSAVQLLTPYLIALSWLAFIGGSQTISQPGKEPEEVWYQNAAFVWIPLMVLAAILAWTMLKSVPIKASIRQQFDIFGNVDTWLMTLLYIMTFGTFAGLSAQFGLLMGELYGSANPDIVQGSGADATVLVEGYAVPDAAKYVFLGPLVGAGARVLFSPLTDRMGGAIWTLVSGVGLVASIAFTITTLSPDTTSAATLESGFDQFLWGMLAIFLFAGIGNASTFKQMPMIFEKRQAGGVIGWTAAIAAFGPFFFGVGVTSMGPVAFFAIGIAWAVMCVVVTWVRYARKGAPKPG
- a CDS encoding MFS transporter; translation: MASQTAAEASSAPPRPGRNRVLWLSTIAFTLMFAVWLMFGILGDPIREEFGLSDVQLSWIVAAATLNGSLWRLPAGMLADRFGGRIVFTVLLLVSAVPTYLVSQVNSYTALLGLSFLIGLAGNSFSVGIAWNSAWQPRNRQGYALGLFGAGNVGASVTKFIGPPIITGTAGATYFGFIDGGWRLVPVVYAVLLVVMAAVLWFGTPRHDLKPGTEVPLTEQLAPLKQMRVWRFSLYYVAVFGAYVALSAWLPIYYMDNFDVSLQTAALLTATYIFPASLLRPVGGALSDRYGARRAMYWTFGAMLVTSGILMMPNGFVVVQLPDGSEDEHLAYHLDLVPFVLLVFVLGCAMGVGKAAVYKHIPEYFPESVGAVGGLVGMLGGLGGFALPPLFAYTKEWSGFPTSTFGVLFVLTVICSVWMHWTVVHMLHHESPHLAHKLDNPTDEETPA
- a CDS encoding nitrate reductase subunit alpha, which translates into the protein MSDTKLGFDGGLSDALVASRRFFTRNQVSGDLRTLTAEGGREGDVFYRDRWSHDKVVRSTHGVNCTGSCSWKVYVKDGIITWEAQQTDYPSTGADRPEYEPRGCPRGAAFSWYTYSPTRVRYPYVRGVLLEMFRAAVAEHGDPVVAWASIVQDPEKTRAYKAARGKGGLVRATWAEAAEMVAAAHVYTVKRWGPDRIAGFSPIPAMSPVSFASGSRFLELIGAPMLSFYDWYADLPNASPQMFGDQTDVPESGDWWDAAYLVMWGSNVPLTRTPDAHWMTEARYRGQKVLAVAPDYADNVKFADEWVSPAPGTDGALAMGMGHVVLREYFVERQVPFFTDYNKSYTDLPYLITLDAGTDGAYRPGKFLVAGDLEHPEGGTENTMWKPAVMDAATGRVRIPKGSVGHRYGEEGLGQWNLERGDIDPLLTLYPAAGADSLLEAVEVALPRFDDAGGKVRFDRRGVPVARVGDRLVTTVLDLLLAQYGVSRPGLPGQWPQGYDDPSVPATPAWQEQHTGVPAAQVTRLGREWAQNAIDTEGRGMILLGAGVNHWFHSDQIYRAILLLTTITGTQGRNGGGWAHYVGQEKVRPLTGFQHMAFALDWHRPPRHMNQTAYWYVNTSQYRYDTFSADDLDAGTGIFAGRSVMDLLAQSVRLGWTPSYPTFDRSSLNLADDAAAAGMEAPAYVAQQLKEGALKFAVEDPEHEDNHPRILNLWRSNLLGSSAKGNEYFLRHLLGTDSAARAKEAPPDKRPTSVRWAEEAPQGKLDLLMTIDFRMTSSTMFSDVVLPAATWYEKHDLSTTDMHPFVHSFNPAIAPPWETKSDWDAWKAIAKRFSELAVDHLGVRRDVVAKPLWHDTPEAMSSEHGVVKDWRLGRDHPQGCDPVPGRTMPVIAVAERDYTQVHEKMTSIGPLLESAGMATKGVAFQARREVEILRHRNGVTRGGAGDGQPKVETDVQMADAMLHLAGVSNGHLATQGFRFLEKRTGVQLHDLSAEHEGKQITFADTQVAPVPVITSPEWSGSESGGRRYSPFTINIERRKPFHTLTGRQQFYVDHDWFIGMGESLPVYRPPLDMTALFGEAPVGEQNELGVSVRYLTPHNKWSIHSEYQDNLFMLSLSRGGQAVWMSDRDAAKVGIRDNDWIEMVNRNGVVAARAIVSHRMPEGTVYMHHAQDRLIDVPRTERDGKRGGIHNSLTRILMKPNHIVGGYAQLAYAFNYIGPIGDNRDEVTMIRKRRTEVTY